Proteins from one Gossypium raimondii isolate GPD5lz chromosome 8, ASM2569854v1, whole genome shotgun sequence genomic window:
- the LOC105793550 gene encoding LOB domain-containing protein CRL1, with amino-acid sequence MTGCASPCGACKFLRRKCVRGCVFAPYFCHEQGATHFAAIHKVFGASNVSKLLAHLPLSGRSEAALTIAYEAQARLQDPVYGCVSHIFALQQQIVNLQAQLASLKAQAAQSIPSVSVTANPNDKYFGKLHNLQDVQTWFHPNNSSMAPNFNTNLSTSSYGLSDPTSSLGNFGNSVISSGSEDYVTTFEDAPRSMSSFDMLTNNRQWSNFQDVDDLQAMAFGYAQHS; translated from the exons ATGACAGGTTGTGCTTCACCTTGTGGTGCCTGCAAGTTCTTGAGGAGGAAATGTGTTAGAGGGTGTGTTTTTGCACCTTATTTCTGCCATGAACAAGGTGCAACCCATTTTGCAGCCATCCATAAGGTTTTTGGTGCAAGCAATGTGTCAAAGCTGCTTGCTCACCTCCCTCTCAGTGGCCGCTCTGAGGCTGCTCTTACCATCGCTTATGAAGCTCAAGCTAGGCTCCAGGACCCCGTTTATGGCTGTGTTTCTCACATCTTTGCTCTCCAACAACAG ATTGTCAATCTACAGGCACAGCTTGCTTCTCTCAAGGCACAAGCAGCTCAGAGCATTCCCAGTGTCTCTGTTACTGCAAACCCTAATGACAAATACTTTGGAAAGCTTCATAATCTCCAAGATGTTCAAACTTGGTTTCACCCAAATAATTCAAGCATGGCaccaaattttaacacaaatctCTCTACAAGTTCATATGGGTTGTCGGATCCAACCAGCTCATTAGGAAATTTCGGAAACTCAGTCATCTCATCAGGATCAGAAGATTATGTTACAACTTTTGAGGATGCTCCTCGTTCCATGTCTTCCTTTGACATGCTAACAAACAACAGACAATGGAGTAATTTTCAGGATGTGGATGATCTTCAAGCAATGGCCTTCGGCTATGCTCAACATTCATGA